In Anoplopoma fimbria isolate UVic2021 breed Golden Eagle Sablefish chromosome 7, Afim_UVic_2022, whole genome shotgun sequence, the DNA window TTACCTGCgaaattgtatttgtttgtatgttttgtctttgtttttcagtgtacTTAATTATTAGTTATTCTTTTTGAGTagtatattcatatcatattaatgtcattttattaaggaaaactaaactaaaatattctgtcctaaatattctatattttcatttgatcaaGGTTTAATAAGTAtgatagaaaatgtgtttgtgcttttattttatcGTGCAACAGTAAAATTATCCAGTTAACTCACAAGAACAAaagagaccataaactcatggtTACAATGTTTACTTAGGTAATAAAATAAGTGAGAATAAGGGTCATTTccccatagacttctataccACCAGACTTTtgtttgcaaccagaggagtcgcctcctgctggctagtagagagaatgcatcggcttcactttttataactggaggttgctgccttaTTGGTTTCGGCAGACCAGGAAGCCAATCAGAGTAACTTCCTTCAAGTCAAAGATAAGAGAACTATCCCCAAAGTGCTAATATTATTCTGCTATTGTAGACAATTGATACGTAAATATAACCCCACATCTACGTGTTCTGGAGATAAAGCTCATAGGGTGTGTCACCTTTGTATTTCTTGGCTGAGGGGATGCGTGTGAGCTTGGTGTCGATCTCGTCATCCTCGGAGATCTTGAGCACAGTGGTGCGGTACTCGATCACCCTCGTCAGCAGGTCCGGTCGCCGCGAAATCTCGAAGATGTGCTCGATGTACGACAGATTATCTGCACGGGAAAAGGTTGTCATGAGTGTTTATTAGTTTATATCAGAAACGCCAGACAAACTCCGATCTTTTTGGTAGATGAAATACAAGCCTGATTATCTTGATTGATGAtatgaaatgcatgaaaatCTGGGAGCTCAACACTCGTTTGTGTCTGCGTTTCTTACCTTGGGCCAGCTTGTCGTTCTTCTCCAGGTAGCTGAACCACTCCTTGGAGGAGGTGATGTTGTTGCTCTGGTCCTCGGGGATGTCCTCCTTGCAGGCCGACTTGAGCTGCTCCAAGTCTTCGTTGGTGATGTTTTCAGACAGGTCGCTGAGCAGAGAGCTGTACTCCGCCATGGTctggagaggagacagagagagcgggAAACAGTTAGGCACGCCGAATAAGACGATgaacaggaaataaacagaGGTCCCAAAATATCTAAATGTTGTGTAATGTGCAGACAGCCCACCTATTTCCCAGACGCCAGTGTGGAAAACAGTTAGGAAATCTTAGCTAATGACAAAAGCAGACTGTCAGAGTGGGATGgaaaagcaggaaaacactgaGAACAGATCATATCCGACTGGTCaatcgtctctctc includes these proteins:
- the LOC129093479 gene encoding astrocytic phosphoprotein PEA-15; the protein is MAEYSSLLSDLSENITNEDLEQLKSACKEDIPEDQSNNITSSKEWFSYLEKNDKLAQDNLSYIEHIFEISRRPDLLTRVIEYRTTVLKISEDDEIDTKLTRIPSAKKYKDIIRQPSEDEIIKLAPPPKKV